One genomic window of Verrucomicrobiia bacterium includes the following:
- a CDS encoding glycosyltransferase: protein MSRPLAIVAGYLVRYPLGGHILSQLHFLAGLQRLGYEVVFVEHYGWSHSCYDPRTNAMTDDPAYGLAQTQRVLDTLGLRHWSFVDAHGIWHGQPREQILQWCREAEVLVSLASVTWLEEFRETRNRIFIDTDPGFTQFGMSRTPTPSCGGFASPYDFHWHFTFGERIGKPDCPIPSHGLTWRPTRQPIALELLPTRFTPDAKWFTTVMSWSARKPMIYQGVEYGQKNVEFLRFIDLPKRLGPIFEVALAGPNAPRTEIASAGWRIADPLQVTATPRSYCEYIAGSRGEFSVAVNLEVKSKSGWFSDRTAAYLASGKPVIVQDTGFSEFLPCGEGLFAFRTADDVVAAVEEIEKDYERNCRAARRIAEEYFDSDKVLRAMLQACDLPVPR, encoded by the coding sequence GTGAGCCGCCCCCTCGCCATCGTTGCCGGCTATCTGGTGCGCTATCCGCTGGGTGGTCATATTCTTTCACAACTCCATTTCCTGGCAGGACTGCAGCGGCTCGGCTATGAAGTTGTGTTCGTCGAACATTATGGTTGGTCGCACTCCTGTTACGATCCGCGCACCAACGCAATGACTGACGACCCAGCGTACGGCCTCGCGCAAACGCAACGTGTTCTCGACACGCTGGGGTTGCGCCATTGGAGTTTTGTGGATGCACATGGCATTTGGCACGGTCAACCGCGCGAACAAATCCTGCAATGGTGTCGCGAGGCCGAAGTGCTGGTAAGCCTCGCGTCGGTCACCTGGTTGGAAGAGTTTCGTGAGACCCGCAACCGCATCTTCATCGATACCGACCCTGGATTTACCCAATTCGGCATGTCCCGGACGCCGACGCCATCCTGCGGCGGATTTGCCTCGCCATACGATTTCCATTGGCATTTCACGTTTGGCGAGCGCATCGGCAAACCGGATTGCCCGATTCCCAGCCACGGCCTCACGTGGCGACCGACGCGGCAACCGATCGCGCTGGAATTGCTCCCGACACGGTTCACGCCCGACGCCAAGTGGTTCACGACCGTCATGAGCTGGAGCGCACGGAAGCCAATGATATACCAGGGCGTCGAGTACGGGCAAAAGAACGTCGAGTTCCTCCGCTTCATTGACCTGCCGAAACGTCTTGGTCCGATTTTTGAGGTTGCGCTGGCTGGTCCCAACGCGCCGCGAACGGAAATCGCCTCCGCCGGTTGGCGAATCGCCGACCCGTTGCAAGTCACAGCCACGCCCCGCAGTTACTGCGAGTATATCGCCGGGTCGCGCGGCGAATTCAGCGTGGCGGTCAACCTTGAGGTGAAGTCAAAAAGCGGCTGGTTCAGCGACCGTACTGCGGCTTATCTTGCTTCGGGCAAACCCGTAATCGTACAGGACACCGGTTTCAGCGAATTCCTGCCGTGTGGCGAGGGACTCTTCGCTTTCCGAACGGCGGATGACGTCGTGGCTGCCGTCGAGGAAATCGAAAAGGATTACGAGCGCAACTGCCGGGCGGCGCGGCGGATTGCCGAAGAGTATTTCGATTCGGACAAAGTGCTGCGGGCGATGTTGCAGGCGTGCGACCTGCCGGTGCCACGCTAA